The proteins below come from a single Tenuifilum thalassicum genomic window:
- a CDS encoding DUF4412 domain-containing protein, with amino-acid sequence MRQLIFIIVFTLFYSSETYSNIGDFQGKIKILKEGIYDTLTVEIFIKDKFIRVDEYKKDKKPVRSFIANTSSGNIYLVSYQHKMYSLVKVNPSSSNNDVEIIKSENFIEVNGKKCYQWRVKDKASQTVTTYWVAKIEYNFEPKLFRILANAGSAIDEFVKMPQTPNIIPLKVVDRTRFRKLRSNLQIIEISSMKLSESLFKIPNGFSELISG; translated from the coding sequence TTGCGTCAGCTGATTTTTATAATAGTATTCACTCTTTTTTACAGCTCTGAAACCTATTCAAATATAGGTGATTTTCAGGGTAAAATCAAGATTTTAAAGGAAGGTATCTACGATACATTAACTGTTGAGATTTTTATAAAAGACAAATTTATTAGAGTTGATGAATATAAAAAAGACAAGAAACCTGTTCGTTCGTTTATTGCAAATACCAGTTCTGGAAACATTTATTTAGTTTCTTATCAGCATAAGATGTACTCGCTTGTTAAGGTAAACCCATCATCGTCAAATAACGATGTAGAAATTATTAAATCGGAGAATTTTATAGAGGTTAATGGGAAAAAGTGTTACCAATGGCGGGTTAAGGATAAGGCTAGCCAGACTGTAACTACATATTGGGTTGCAAAAATCGAATACAACTTTGAACCCAAACTTTTTAGAATTCTTGCCAATGCTGGAAGCGCAATTGACGAATTTGTAAAGATGCCCCAAACGCCTAATATTATTCCTTTAAAAGTGGTAGACCGTACTCGATTCAGAAAGTTAAGGAGTAATCTCCAAATTATTGAAATTAGTTCGATGAAACTCTCAGAAAGTTTATTTAAAATCCCGAATGGCTTTAGCGAGCTTATATCTGGTTAA
- the tatA gene encoding twin-arginine translocase TatA/TatE family subunit, with the protein MILLFTGWSELLLIAIVILIIFGATKIPLFMRNLGKGIGEFKKGIKEAEDEKNENEK; encoded by the coding sequence ATGATACTACTATTTACAGGTTGGAGCGAATTGTTGCTGATTGCCATAGTTATTCTCATAATTTTTGGTGCAACTAAAATTCCCCTTTTCATGCGAAATTTGGGGAAGGGGATTGGTGAGTTTAAAAAAGGTATAAAAGAAGCAGAGGACGAAAAGAATGAAAATGAGAAGTAA
- a CDS encoding MmcQ/YjbR family DNA-binding protein yields MNIEILRDYCISKPDVTEGFPFGEDTLVFKVKGKIFALANLKGELSINLKCDPELAIELRERYSSVIPGYHMNKKHWNTVIIDGSISDDLLLEWIDHSYELVSNPKRNKNSSLKKK; encoded by the coding sequence ATGAACATTGAAATTCTCAGAGATTACTGCATTTCAAAACCAGATGTAACTGAGGGCTTCCCATTTGGAGAGGATACCCTTGTTTTTAAGGTTAAGGGGAAAATTTTTGCGCTTGCAAACCTAAAAGGTGAACTAAGTATTAATCTTAAATGCGACCCAGAACTTGCAATAGAGCTTAGAGAGAGATACTCCTCTGTAATTCCTGGATACCACATGAACAAAAAGCATTGGAACACTGTAATTATTGACGGCTCAATATCCGATGATTTACTTTTGGAATGGATTGATCATTCTTATGAATTGGTGAGTAACCCTAAACGTAATAAGAATAGCTCATTAAAAAAGAAATAG
- a CDS encoding S66 peptidase family protein, whose amino-acid sequence MENITPPYLQPGDTIGIVAPARFVSREMLQPAIRFLTNQGYLVKTAPHLYSRHYQFAGTDGERAQDLMEMIEDPSVKAILCARGGYGTVRILDLLNLRKLQQNPKWIIGYSDITVLHSLINGWFGIESLHATMPINFPESISGNESTLALVKVLTGEPLSYTLPNHPLNLPGRANGMLIGGNLSMLSSLCGTTSDMSYNGRILFIEDVDEYLYHIDRMVMQLKRSGKLKSITGLIIGHFTDMKDNEIPFGSNAYEIIYSAVKEYNIPVCFGFPAGHSEPNLPLILGRNVNLVVDEKEVKISFTNTL is encoded by the coding sequence ATGGAAAATATCACCCCACCATATTTACAGCCAGGCGATACTATAGGTATAGTTGCACCAGCTCGATTTGTTAGTAGGGAAATGCTGCAACCTGCAATTCGTTTTTTAACCAACCAGGGATATCTTGTAAAAACGGCACCTCACCTTTACTCCCGCCATTACCAATTTGCTGGCACCGATGGAGAAAGAGCTCAAGATTTAATGGAGATGATTGAAGACCCATCGGTTAAAGCGATTCTTTGTGCTAGGGGAGGATATGGGACCGTTCGAATTTTAGACCTACTTAACCTTAGAAAATTACAGCAAAATCCTAAATGGATAATTGGTTATAGCGATATAACCGTATTGCATAGTTTAATTAATGGCTGGTTTGGCATTGAATCGTTACACGCAACTATGCCAATTAACTTCCCAGAATCAATTAGTGGTAATGAATCAACACTTGCATTGGTTAAAGTGCTTACTGGAGAGCCACTATCCTACACATTACCAAATCACCCACTAAATCTTCCTGGTAGGGCAAACGGAATGCTTATTGGTGGTAACTTATCCATGCTCTCATCGCTATGTGGAACTACAAGCGACATGTCATACAATGGTAGAATTCTCTTTATTGAAGATGTTGATGAGTACTTATATCACATCGATAGAATGGTAATGCAACTTAAGCGCTCTGGTAAGCTTAAATCTATAACCGGATTAATTATTGGTCACTTCACCGATATGAAAGACAATGAAATTCCATTTGGCTCCAATGCCTATGAAATTATCTACAGCGCTGTTAAGGAGTACAACATTCCTGTTTGCTTTGGATTTCCTGCAGGCCACTCAGAACCCAACCTACCCCTTATTCTTGGAAGAAACGTTAATCTTGTTGTTGACGAAAAGGAAGTTAAAATATCATTTACAAATACCCTTTAA
- a CDS encoding SDR family NAD(P)-dependent oxidoreductase, which yields MRYFYITGTSSGIGFELANIILKDENSFVVGYARRNNIEHKRYMHIKADFSSSIESRKVEIPFFENAEQVVLTNNAGILGDVNPVGEIDNEVLEATFVVNAITPAILSNRILSIYKGRPVGITIVNISSGAARHAVESWAGYCASKAALDMFSLVLDAEQNSSGNGKVKVLSIAPGVVDTAMQDEVRKVEKSRFPQAERFHKYKREGILSSASDVAKKIVELIDNPPNDPIIDLRLI from the coding sequence ATGAGGTATTTCTATATTACAGGGACTAGTTCTGGGATTGGATTTGAACTAGCAAATATCATATTGAAAGATGAAAACTCTTTTGTTGTTGGCTATGCCAGACGAAATAATATTGAGCACAAAAGGTACATGCATATAAAGGCTGATTTTTCATCATCTATCGAATCAAGAAAGGTTGAAATCCCATTCTTTGAAAATGCAGAACAAGTTGTATTAACAAACAATGCAGGCATTTTAGGCGATGTTAATCCAGTGGGAGAAATTGATAACGAGGTGTTAGAAGCAACTTTTGTAGTGAATGCCATTACGCCAGCCATTCTATCGAATCGAATATTGTCAATCTATAAGGGAAGACCAGTGGGTATAACTATTGTAAATATTAGTTCTGGTGCTGCTCGTCATGCTGTGGAATCGTGGGCTGGATATTGCGCATCAAAGGCAGCTCTCGATATGTTCTCGCTGGTTCTAGATGCCGAGCAGAATAGTAGCGGGAATGGGAAAGTAAAAGTTCTCTCAATTGCACCAGGGGTAGTTGATACTGCAATGCAGGATGAAGTAAGAAAAGTAGAAAAATCGAGATTTCCTCAGGCAGAAAGGTTTCATAAATACAAGCGTGAGGGTATTTTATCGAGTGCTAGCGACGTTGCAAAAAAAATCGTTGAGCTGATAGATAATCCGCCCAACGATCCTATTATTGATTTACGACTGATTTAA
- a CDS encoding amidohydrolase, with the protein MSKLNAMDELVRLRHELHRNPELSGNERATAKRLRFFLSRYQPHELYSDVAGHGMAVVYRGKEPGPTVLFRCDMDALPINEQSGVPYSSNTPNVSHTCGHDGHMAIVSGLAVRLFNNPLSKGKVILLYQPSEENGTGAKASIEKLRELDLFPDYAIAIHNMPKYKLGSVILGRYTFTAASKGLIIKLQGRNSHAAFPELGLNPAGATAEIIQHLLSLSSTNIFKDFVLVTLIHVKVGDVAFGTSPGSAVIMATLRAFDDSDMEKLSDAAIDNAVKIALKHGLAIETNFTDDFPASVCNPELTHTVELLARKNNREVIYLEEPNRWSEDFANFTSVCPSIIFGLGSGENQPDIHTPNFDFPDELIVDGVDLLESLVRELTA; encoded by the coding sequence ATGAGTAAATTAAACGCCATGGACGAGCTAGTAAGATTAAGGCATGAGTTACATCGCAATCCAGAACTATCAGGAAATGAAAGAGCTACAGCTAAACGTTTAAGGTTCTTTTTAAGCCGTTACCAGCCTCATGAACTTTATTCCGATGTGGCAGGACATGGCATGGCTGTGGTATATCGTGGTAAAGAACCTGGGCCAACTGTTTTGTTTCGTTGCGACATGGACGCACTTCCTATTAATGAACAGTCAGGAGTGCCCTATTCATCAAATACACCAAATGTTTCCCATACTTGTGGACACGATGGGCATATGGCTATTGTTTCGGGGTTAGCAGTTCGTTTATTCAATAATCCGTTATCAAAGGGGAAGGTGATATTATTATATCAGCCTTCGGAGGAGAATGGAACTGGTGCCAAAGCAAGTATTGAAAAGTTAAGAGAGCTTGACCTATTCCCCGATTACGCCATTGCAATTCATAATATGCCAAAATATAAGCTAGGAAGTGTAATACTAGGACGATATACTTTTACTGCTGCTTCAAAAGGTTTAATTATTAAATTACAAGGTAGGAATTCCCATGCCGCCTTTCCTGAGTTAGGGTTAAATCCTGCAGGTGCTACTGCTGAAATAATTCAACACCTGCTTTCGTTATCATCCACCAATATATTTAAGGACTTTGTCCTTGTCACCCTGATTCATGTAAAGGTGGGTGATGTGGCTTTTGGGACCTCGCCAGGCTCTGCTGTAATAATGGCAACCCTTAGAGCTTTTGATGATTCCGATATGGAAAAATTATCAGATGCAGCTATAGATAATGCTGTTAAAATAGCACTTAAACATGGCCTAGCCATTGAAACCAATTTTACCGACGATTTCCCAGCATCGGTTTGTAATCCTGAACTGACCCATACGGTAGAGTTATTAGCTCGTAAAAACAATAGAGAAGTAATTTATTTGGAGGAGCCAAATCGTTGGAGCGAAGATTTTGCAAACTTTACAAGCGTGTGTCCTTCTATTATTTTTGGATTGGGTTCGGGAGAGAATCAGCCAGATATTCATACCCCAAACTTCGATTTCCCTGATGAGTTAATTGTAGATGGTGTAGATTTGCTTGAATCACTTGTACGCGAATTGACTGCTTAG
- a CDS encoding sensor histidine kinase — protein sequence MPNINLFKTPRTLSVLLATVISILAGFAFYLLKSSNENLFLTTLAFTLFVFTASFLSSLLFINLFVIKRIKPLFKALYVSEKDYDLIDELDHNHLLEKLENDIKVWAESKTEEIDRLKQMERYRKEFLGNVSHELKTPIFNIQGYVLTLLDGGLEDPTVNRKYLERTEKSINRLIGIVEDLELISKLEAGELQLNLERFNIVELVKETFDSLEERAKKRSIALRIKDVPDKLQWVYADKKRIQQVLYNLIINSINYGIDGGVTAVSISDIGNRIQVDVNDNGIGIPSKDVPRIFERFYRVDKSRSREQGGTGLGLAIVKHIIEGHKQIITVKSTPKKGTTFSFTLNKPVAKF from the coding sequence ATGCCCAATATTAATCTTTTTAAAACACCACGAACCCTGTCGGTTTTATTAGCTACTGTTATTAGCATTCTGGCAGGGTTTGCTTTCTATCTATTAAAAAGTTCAAATGAAAACCTTTTTTTAACTACTCTTGCTTTTACGCTTTTTGTATTTACCGCTTCGTTCTTAAGCAGCCTACTTTTTATCAATCTATTTGTTATCAAAAGAATAAAACCGCTCTTTAAAGCGCTTTATGTAAGTGAGAAAGATTACGACTTAATTGATGAGCTAGACCACAATCATCTTTTAGAAAAACTTGAAAATGATATTAAAGTTTGGGCCGAGTCAAAAACAGAAGAGATTGACCGGTTAAAGCAGATGGAGCGTTACAGGAAAGAGTTTCTTGGTAATGTATCGCATGAACTAAAAACTCCCATATTTAATATTCAGGGTTATGTACTTACCCTTCTTGATGGCGGACTCGAAGACCCAACTGTCAATCGTAAGTACCTGGAAAGAACTGAAAAGAGCATTAATCGACTTATTGGGATTGTTGAAGATTTAGAACTAATAAGTAAACTTGAGGCAGGTGAACTACAACTAAACCTTGAGAGGTTCAACATAGTAGAGTTAGTTAAGGAAACATTTGATTCATTAGAGGAGCGTGCTAAAAAAAGAAGCATAGCCTTAAGAATCAAAGATGTTCCAGATAAGTTGCAATGGGTATATGCCGATAAAAAAAGAATCCAACAAGTACTCTACAATCTAATTATCAACTCAATTAATTACGGAATTGATGGAGGAGTAACTGCTGTATCAATTTCTGATATCGGAAATAGAATTCAAGTTGATGTAAACGATAATGGCATTGGTATTCCATCAAAAGATGTCCCTCGAATTTTTGAACGATTTTACCGGGTAGACAAGAGCCGTTCTAGGGAACAGGGAGGAACAGGCTTAGGATTAGCAATAGTAAAACATATAATTGAGGGACACAAGCAAATAATTACAGTAAAAAGTACTCCTAAAAAAGGAACTACTTTTAGCTTTACACTAAACAAACCTGTGGCTAAATTTTAA
- a CDS encoding riboflavin synthase, whose translation MFSGIVEEPAKVVALEREKENLHITLTCSFVKDLKIDQSIAHNGVCLTVVKKDDNTYTVTAIKETLEKSNLGSLKVGDKVNVERSMKIDSLLDGHMVQGHVDQTAVCTDVTEADGSWYYTFEYDPTKGNITVEKGSIAVNGVSLTVVNSRENSFQVAIIPFTYEHTNFHEIKKGTVVNLEFDIVGKYITRILKQYMESGQLNRLIGK comes from the coding sequence ATGTTTTCAGGAATTGTAGAGGAACCTGCAAAGGTTGTAGCACTTGAGCGTGAAAAAGAAAATTTGCATATTACACTCACCTGCTCATTTGTTAAAGATTTAAAGATAGACCAGAGCATCGCTCACAATGGTGTTTGCCTTACAGTAGTTAAGAAAGATGACAATACCTATACCGTTACTGCCATTAAAGAAACCCTTGAGAAATCGAATCTTGGCAGCTTAAAGGTTGGCGACAAGGTAAATGTTGAGCGAAGCATGAAAATAGACAGTTTACTTGATGGGCATATGGTTCAAGGCCATGTAGACCAAACAGCTGTTTGCACTGATGTTACCGAAGCCGACGGGAGCTGGTACTATACATTTGAATACGACCCAACAAAGGGAAATATTACTGTTGAAAAAGGTTCTATTGCAGTAAATGGTGTTAGTTTAACTGTAGTTAATTCTCGCGAAAACTCATTCCAGGTTGCCATTATTCCTTTCACATATGAGCATACCAACTTTCATGAAATAAAGAAGGGTACAGTTGTAAATCTTGAATTTGATATCGTAGGTAAGTATATCACAAGAATCCTTAAGCAGTATATGGAATCGGGGCAACTAAACCGGTTAATTGGTAAATAG
- a CDS encoding DMT family transporter, producing the protein MNLKSKQAKAHLALFVANLMFGINYSVAKGVMPNYLSPLGFTLLRVIASSFLFWAIASFGKNTESIEKKDYLRLIAAGLFGITFNQLLFLNGLNFSTPIESSIISTLNPAMVILIAYFLLSEPITTKKIIGLIIGASGALLLILGNGSVSISDKHLLGNAMLFLNTLSYAFYLVVVKPLTLKYRPVTVMKGVFTVGLLSITPFGFSDLLNTSWNTIPIEIFASIAFVLLGPTFLAYLLNGWGLQHVHTSTVSIYIYSQPVIAAFIAVMFGVDTLDLRKLMAAILVFTGVFLVSQRKRKKVAT; encoded by the coding sequence ATGAATTTAAAAAGTAAACAGGCCAAGGCTCATCTTGCACTATTTGTTGCAAACTTAATGTTTGGCATTAACTATTCAGTTGCCAAAGGTGTAATGCCAAATTATTTAAGCCCACTGGGATTTACATTGCTAAGAGTTATTGCATCGTCTTTTCTATTCTGGGCCATTGCAAGCTTTGGAAAGAATACTGAAAGTATTGAAAAAAAAGATTATTTAAGACTTATTGCAGCAGGGCTTTTTGGTATCACTTTTAATCAGTTATTATTCCTTAATGGCTTGAATTTTAGCACTCCAATTGAATCCTCAATTATTTCGACTTTAAATCCTGCAATGGTAATTCTAATAGCATATTTTTTGCTATCGGAACCCATAACAACAAAAAAAATCATTGGGCTTATTATAGGTGCATCAGGGGCTTTACTCCTCATTCTTGGTAATGGTTCGGTTTCAATATCCGATAAACATCTACTAGGGAATGCAATGCTTTTCCTCAACACGCTAAGCTATGCTTTCTACCTTGTGGTTGTAAAACCTTTAACGCTAAAGTATCGACCCGTGACAGTAATGAAAGGTGTATTTACTGTAGGACTTCTATCAATAACGCCTTTTGGTTTCTCCGACCTGCTTAACACCTCATGGAATACAATCCCTATAGAGATTTTTGCTTCAATTGCTTTTGTTCTGCTTGGCCCTACATTTCTTGCATATCTGCTAAACGGATGGGGATTACAACATGTACACACAAGCACGGTAAGCATATATATTTATTCCCAACCAGTAATTGCTGCTTTTATAGCTGTTATGTTTGGTGTTGACACCTTAGACCTTAGAAAACTTATGGCTGCAATTTTAGTCTTTACTGGAGTTTTCCTTGTGAGTCAAAGAAAAAGGAAGAAAGTTGCGACCTAA
- a CDS encoding DUF4837 family protein, with the protein MKTRILVVILAILTIGTSCKKGSKGERTLLPNVTGNAGELVVILPKNLHKDSVGLAYKEILTQDVPFLPQSEPLFDLIMIPPEAFTDIFKSHRNIIFNEVKKSAKKTEMSLKRDVWAAPQTILYVSGPSYKSIKDYIEKERETIVTLFEQAERDRVVQNAIKYEQKSIREKISKKYNVSMRFPKGYRLNFDHDTIAWISFETPLTSQGIILYTFPYTDKNTFTVDYLLKKRNEFVKTIEGPSKGSYMITSEVIKPELTEMMYKNRYYAVMRGFWDVYKHPMGGPFISHITLDEERQRVIVAEAYVYAPSKKKRNYLRQVEALLYTLEIIKP; encoded by the coding sequence ATGAAAACTAGAATATTGGTAGTAATCTTAGCCATTCTTACTATAGGTACCTCTTGCAAGAAGGGTAGCAAGGGTGAACGAACACTATTGCCTAATGTGACTGGAAATGCTGGCGAGCTAGTAGTTATCCTGCCAAAAAACCTTCATAAAGATTCAGTGGGGTTGGCATATAAGGAAATACTAACCCAAGATGTTCCCTTTTTACCACAAAGTGAACCTCTTTTTGATTTAATTATGATTCCACCCGAGGCCTTTACTGATATTTTTAAGTCACATCGTAACATTATTTTTAACGAAGTAAAGAAAAGCGCAAAAAAAACAGAAATGTCACTTAAACGTGACGTTTGGGCTGCTCCTCAAACAATACTTTACGTCTCTGGCCCAAGCTACAAATCGATTAAGGATTATATTGAAAAAGAGCGAGAAACCATAGTCACTTTATTTGAGCAGGCTGAACGCGATAGGGTGGTTCAAAATGCTATTAAGTATGAACAGAAATCGATTCGTGAAAAGATATCGAAAAAGTATAATGTTTCAATGCGCTTCCCTAAAGGTTACAGGCTTAATTTCGATCACGATACTATTGCTTGGATCTCTTTTGAAACTCCTTTAACCAGTCAGGGTATAATCCTTTATACTTTCCCTTATACCGATAAAAATACCTTTACGGTTGACTATCTCTTGAAAAAGAGAAATGAGTTTGTTAAAACCATAGAAGGTCCATCAAAGGGCTCGTATATGATTACAAGCGAAGTGATTAAGCCTGAGCTAACCGAGATGATGTATAAAAATAGGTATTATGCTGTAATGAGAGGTTTTTGGGATGTCTACAAACATCCAATGGGCGGACCTTTTATTAGCCATATTACTTTAGATGAGGAGCGGCAAAGAGTTATTGTGGCTGAAGCTTATGTTTATGCACCCTCAAAGAAAAAAAGAAACTATTTAAGACAGGTAGAGGCTTTACTATATACTCTTGAAATTATAAAACCTTAG
- a CDS encoding lytic transglycosylase domain-containing protein: MRSKGTMVFIRYCFFSFISVLFFTNGLSATPAYTRANIIIRTINSIDRLPIFHLKNKPDTVVNNKPDLYYECKLADIGKNSPIDFDYNSYVKRYIDIFTIERRAQVAKMIGLSEYYFPLFEEILSKYQLPLELKYLAVVESALNPLAVSTSGAVGLWQFKINTAKMFDLKVTNFVDERMDPIKSTEAAAQYLQYLFRTFNDWHLALAAYNVGPGAVRNAIERANGERSFWKLYPQLPESAQNYVPAFIAIAYVFQNYQDHGLIPSSLVPSLSSVDTIEVKKPLDLRLTSEELGIDIELIRFLNPTYRYDYVPESDSPQIILLPKDKIGLFIRKSKQLYLNTSKPKGKMPVGSKNGSYQTAYTVRNGDTLHKLAIHFGCTLDDIYRWNPGIDSVINVGQTLIFWVDDSVSN; this comes from the coding sequence ATGAGAAGTAAAGGTACTATGGTTTTTATTAGGTATTGTTTTTTTTCTTTTATTTCTGTCTTGTTTTTTACTAATGGACTTTCGGCAACACCAGCTTATACTAGAGCAAATATAATTATTAGAACTATCAATAGTATTGATAGGTTACCTATTTTTCATCTAAAAAACAAACCCGACACTGTTGTAAACAATAAACCCGATCTCTACTACGAATGCAAGCTAGCCGACATAGGAAAGAATTCCCCTATCGATTTTGATTATAACTCCTATGTTAAGCGGTATATCGATATTTTCACAATAGAGAGAAGGGCTCAGGTGGCAAAAATGATTGGTTTATCGGAGTACTATTTCCCTCTTTTTGAAGAGATATTATCTAAATATCAGCTTCCACTAGAGCTCAAGTATCTTGCAGTTGTTGAGTCGGCTCTTAACCCTCTTGCTGTGTCAACATCTGGGGCTGTGGGTTTGTGGCAGTTTAAAATAAATACTGCTAAAATGTTCGACCTAAAGGTGACCAATTTTGTTGATGAACGAATGGACCCCATAAAATCTACTGAAGCTGCTGCTCAATATCTTCAATACCTATTCCGTACATTCAACGACTGGCACCTTGCATTGGCTGCATATAATGTAGGACCAGGTGCAGTAAGGAACGCAATAGAGAGGGCTAATGGTGAAAGGAGCTTTTGGAAGTTATATCCCCAATTGCCCGAATCGGCTCAAAACTATGTTCCAGCCTTTATTGCAATTGCCTATGTATTTCAAAACTACCAGGACCATGGTCTTATACCTTCGAGCCTTGTTCCATCGCTTAGTAGTGTCGATACTATAGAAGTTAAAAAGCCACTTGACCTAAGGTTAACAAGTGAAGAGCTAGGTATTGATATTGAGCTCATTCGTTTTCTTAATCCAACTTACAGGTACGATTATGTCCCAGAGAGCGATTCCCCTCAGATTATTCTTCTGCCTAAGGATAAGATTGGTCTTTTTATACGTAAATCGAAGCAGCTATACCTTAACACATCTAAGCCTAAGGGTAAAATGCCTGTTGGCTCAAAGAATGGAAGCTATCAGACAGCATATACCGTTCGAAATGGCGACACATTACACAAGTTAGCCATTCACTTCGGATGTACGTTAGATGATATATATCGTTGGAACCCAGGTATTGATAGCGTTATTAATGTTGGGCAAACCCTAATTTTTTGGGTTGACGATTCAGTCTCAAATTAG
- a CDS encoding YraN family protein — protein MMKKISQNNEIGTKGEDIAASYLSAKGYKILHRNWRFGHKELDLVAKQNDIIVVVEVKTRSTQYWEEPKESVKRKKQKLIILAADEYMRRYNLNNEVRFDIVSIILKPGTKPQIEHIEDAFYPTL, from the coding sequence ATGATGAAAAAGATAAGCCAAAATAATGAAATTGGGACAAAAGGCGAGGATATTGCTGCAAGCTATTTATCCGCAAAAGGTTATAAAATTTTACACAGGAACTGGCGATTTGGTCATAAAGAGCTCGATTTAGTAGCAAAGCAAAATGATATCATTGTAGTGGTTGAAGTTAAAACCAGAAGTACTCAATATTGGGAAGAACCTAAAGAATCGGTTAAAAGGAAAAAACAAAAACTTATTATACTTGCTGCCGATGAATACATGAGACGTTACAACTTAAACAACGAGGTACGTTTCGATATTGTTTCCATCATACTTAAACCTGGTACAAAACCACAAATTGAACATATTGAAGATGCATTTTATCCAACTCTATAA
- a CDS encoding lysylphosphatidylglycerol synthase transmembrane domain-containing protein yields the protein MHKQKAEISENPAKRLKPAYAIIPVILGLGVTGYLLYNEFNPSAFDAINFTWLSVFWLLVAAILMIGRDIGYSLRLMVLSEGKFRFWKALRVIMLWEFTSAITPSAIGGTSVAIIYVNKEGLNLGNSSALVMITSFLDEIYFVAMFPLLILFAGYHNLFEISSVPGAAKELITFSIVGYSLKFLWVLALIYGLFFNPRGLKWLILLIFKLPILRRWKHGANRAGTDIISSSKVYRNKPLSFWVKAFLFTFLSWSSRFFVVNAILMAFFGVGNNLLIFARQLVMWIMMLVSPTPGGSGFAEFVFTRYLSEFIPVDASLLVSVAVAMAFLWRLISYYPYLVVGSFIFPRWINRHFVRKT from the coding sequence ATGCACAAGCAAAAGGCTGAGATATCGGAAAACCCTGCCAAAAGGCTGAAGCCTGCTTATGCTATTATTCCCGTTATATTAGGCTTAGGTGTAACCGGTTACCTTCTGTATAATGAGTTTAACCCAAGCGCATTTGATGCAATTAATTTTACTTGGTTATCGGTATTTTGGCTGTTGGTTGCTGCCATTTTGATGATTGGTCGCGATATTGGTTATTCTTTAAGATTGATGGTTTTAAGTGAGGGTAAATTCCGATTTTGGAAAGCACTAAGGGTGATTATGCTTTGGGAGTTTACATCTGCTATAACACCTTCGGCAATTGGCGGAACTAGTGTGGCAATTATTTATGTTAACAAAGAGGGGTTAAACCTGGGTAATAGTTCAGCATTAGTAATGATTACCTCGTTTTTGGATGAGATTTATTTTGTGGCAATGTTCCCCCTACTAATACTTTTTGCAGGCTATCATAATCTTTTTGAAATTAGCTCAGTTCCTGGCGCTGCCAAAGAGCTTATTACATTTAGCATTGTGGGATACTCTCTAAAGTTTCTTTGGGTACTCGCTTTAATTTATGGGCTTTTCTTTAACCCACGTGGTTTGAAATGGCTGATTCTGTTGATATTTAAGCTTCCCATTCTAAGGCGATGGAAACATGGTGCCAACAGAGCTGGAACCGATATAATAAGTAGTTCAAAAGTATATAGGAATAAGCCATTATCGTTCTGGGTTAAAGCATTCTTATTCACGTTTTTGTCATGGTCGTCAAGGTTTTTTGTTGTTAACGCTATATTGATGGCCTTTTTTGGAGTAGGAAATAACTTACTCATTTTTGCCCGCCAGCTAGTTATGTGGATTATGATGCTTGTTAGCCCTACACCAGGTGGAAGCGGTTTCGCTGAGTTTGTTTTTACACGTTATTTATCAGAGTTTATTCCAGTTGATGCTTCGTTGTTAGTTTCTGTTGCTGTTGCAATGGCTTTTTTATGGCGTCTCATTAGCTATTATCCTTACCTAGTTGTTGGGAGCTTTATTTTTCCACGCTGGATTAATCGACACTTTGTTAGAAAAACCTAA